A window from Enterocloster bolteae encodes these proteins:
- the rimO gene encoding 30S ribosomal protein S12 methylthiotransferase RimO — protein MENIKLFCVSLGCDKNLVDTEKMLGLLNGRGITFTDDETEADVILVNTCCFIGDAKEESVNTILDMARYKEEGNLKALLVAGCLAQRYKQEILDEIPEVDAILGTTSYEEVAKVLDEVLAGRTGTHLSCFHDLSELPQTEVRRVVTTGGHYAFLKIAEGCDKRCTYCIIPYLRGPYRSVPIEQLVKEARQLAEAGVKELILVAQETTLYGRDLYGEKCLPRLLRELAKIPGIYWIRIQYCYPEEITDELIETIRTEEKVCNYLDIPIQHASDRILKRMGRRTNKEELMERIGKLRQEIPDIAIRTTLISGFPGETESDHEELMDFVNEMEFERLGVFAYSAEEDTPAFSYPDQVPEEVKEERRDEIMELQQDIAFEHCENMVGRVLTVLIEGKVVDEPAYVGRTYMDAPNVDGLIFVNGDVELMSGDFVRVKVTGAAEYDLIGEVYDESAQ, from the coding sequence GGTCAATACCTGCTGCTTTATCGGAGATGCCAAGGAGGAAAGTGTCAACACCATCCTGGACATGGCCCGGTATAAGGAGGAGGGTAACTTAAAGGCCCTTCTGGTGGCAGGATGCCTGGCCCAGAGATATAAGCAGGAAATTCTGGATGAGATACCTGAGGTGGACGCCATCCTTGGGACCACTTCCTATGAGGAGGTGGCAAAGGTGCTGGATGAGGTGCTGGCAGGAAGAACGGGTACCCATCTTTCCTGTTTTCACGATTTGAGCGAGCTTCCCCAGACGGAAGTCAGACGTGTGGTTACCACCGGCGGCCATTATGCCTTTCTTAAAATCGCGGAGGGTTGTGACAAGCGCTGCACCTATTGTATCATCCCTTATTTAAGGGGCCCCTACCGCAGCGTTCCCATTGAGCAGCTGGTGAAGGAGGCCAGGCAGCTGGCGGAAGCAGGCGTAAAAGAGCTGATTCTGGTGGCGCAGGAAACCACTCTCTACGGCAGGGACCTTTACGGGGAGAAATGTCTTCCGAGACTTCTGAGGGAGCTGGCAAAGATTCCGGGTATCTACTGGATTCGCATTCAGTACTGCTATCCGGAGGAAATCACAGATGAGCTTATAGAGACCATCCGGACAGAGGAAAAGGTGTGCAACTACCTGGATATACCCATCCAGCATGCCAGCGACCGGATTCTTAAGCGCATGGGACGCAGGACCAACAAGGAAGAGCTGATGGAGCGCATCGGAAAACTCAGGCAGGAGATTCCGGATATTGCCATCCGGACTACCCTGATTTCGGGCTTTCCGGGAGAGACCGAGAGCGACCATGAGGAGCTGATGGACTTTGTCAATGAGATGGAGTTTGAGCGTCTGGGTGTATTTGCTTATTCCGCTGAGGAGGATACACCGGCCTTTTCCTATCCCGACCAGGTGCCGGAGGAGGTGAAGGAGGAGCGCAGGGACGAAATCATGGAGCTGCAGCAGGACATTGCATTTGAACACTGTGAGAATATGGTAGGCAGGGTGCTTACGGTTCTCATAGAAGGAAAGGTGGTGGATGAGCCTGCCTACGTGGGACGGACTTACATGGACGCGCCGAATGTGGACGGTCTGATATTTGTGAACGGGGATGTGGAACTGATGTCAGGCGACTTTGTGAGGGTTAAGGTAACAGGAGCCGCTGAATATGATTTGATAGGAGAGGTGTATGATGAATCTGCCCAATAA
- the pgsA gene encoding CDP-diacylglycerol--glycerol-3-phosphate 3-phosphatidyltransferase, with protein MNLPNKLTIIRVCLIPFFVAALLFDHGNNYTMRIVANVLFIVASLTDLFDGKIARKYNLVTNFGKFMDPLADKLLVCSALICLIELGQLPAWVVIIIISREFIISGFRLVAADNGVVIAASYWGKFKTTFQMAAVILMIFNIPALTLVTNIVVVIAVALTIISLVDYVAKNIKILTEGGM; from the coding sequence ATGAATCTGCCCAATAAACTGACGATTATAAGAGTGTGTTTGATCCCATTTTTTGTTGCGGCCCTGTTGTTTGACCACGGTAATAACTATACCATGCGTATTGTGGCGAATGTTCTGTTCATTGTGGCCAGTCTCACGGATCTGTTTGACGGCAAGATTGCCAGGAAGTATAACCTGGTGACCAATTTTGGTAAATTTATGGACCCGCTGGCAGACAAGCTTCTGGTTTGTTCCGCGCTGATTTGCCTGATTGAGCTGGGACAGCTTCCGGCCTGGGTTGTCATCATCATCATCAGCCGTGAATTCATCATCAGCGGATTCCGTCTGGTGGCAGCAGATAACGGTGTGGTCATTGCAGCCAGCTACTGGGGCAAATTTAAGACCACTTTCCAGATGGCGGCTGTCATTCTGATGATTTTTAATATTCCGGCCCTGACGCTGGTGACAAACATTGTGGTTGTCATTGCGGTTGCCCTGACCATCATATCCCTGGTGGACTATGTGGCAAAGAATATCAAAATCCTGACAGAGGGAGGCATGTAG
- a CDS encoding competence/damage-inducible protein A, protein MTVELISVGTEILMGNIVNSNTQFLAEKCAMLGFDLFFQVTVGDNYDRMMSVVRQALSRSDILILTGGLGPTEDDLTKEVCADAFGMPLVEDAHTREHLKEFFRNNIYRHIPDNNWKMATVPQGALVLDNANGMAPGLILEKEGKTAILLPGPPNELYPMFSRQVFPYLQQKQNAVLVSSMVKICGYGESQVEDMILDLIDAQTNPTIATYAKTAEVHLRITARAGSREEGMALIAPVEKEIKNRFKDAVYTTEEQVSLEMAVADLLKQNHLTMCTAESCTGGMIAARMVNVPGVSGVFMEGMVTYSNEAKMRLLGVREDTLKAYGAVSEETAREMAEGGVNTSGTDLCVATTGIAGPDGGTDEKPVGLVYMACCLRGKTCVRRYQFKGNREKVREQAMMKALDLARLCILANK, encoded by the coding sequence ATGACTGTGGAACTCATATCCGTGGGGACCGAGATACTTATGGGAAATATTGTAAACAGCAACACCCAGTTCCTGGCGGAGAAATGCGCCATGCTTGGTTTCGATCTGTTTTTCCAGGTCACGGTGGGGGATAATTATGACAGGATGATGTCCGTGGTGCGCCAGGCGCTATCACGCTCGGACATTCTCATACTGACAGGAGGCCTGGGCCCCACAGAGGATGATTTGACAAAAGAGGTATGTGCCGACGCATTCGGCATGCCTCTGGTGGAGGATGCCCATACCAGGGAGCATCTGAAAGAATTCTTCAGGAATAACATTTACAGGCACATACCGGACAACAACTGGAAGATGGCCACAGTCCCCCAGGGGGCGCTGGTGCTGGACAATGCCAACGGCATGGCCCCGGGCCTGATACTGGAAAAGGAGGGCAAGACCGCTATCCTGCTTCCGGGACCTCCCAATGAACTGTATCCCATGTTCAGCAGGCAGGTGTTTCCTTATCTCCAGCAAAAGCAGAACGCGGTGCTGGTATCCAGTATGGTTAAAATCTGCGGATACGGAGAAAGCCAGGTAGAGGATATGATCCTGGACCTGATTGACGCCCAGACCAATCCAACCATTGCCACCTACGCCAAGACGGCAGAGGTACATTTAAGGATTACGGCCAGGGCGGGAAGCCGGGAGGAGGGTATGGCCCTCATTGCGCCTGTGGAAAAGGAAATAAAGAACCGCTTTAAGGACGCTGTCTATACCACCGAGGAACAGGTGAGCCTGGAGATGGCGGTGGCGGATTTGCTAAAACAGAATCATCTGACCATGTGCACTGCCGAGTCCTGTACCGGAGGCATGATAGCGGCCAGAATGGTCAATGTGCCCGGTGTATCCGGCGTGTTTATGGAAGGTATGGTGACATATTCAAATGAAGCCAAAATGCGCCTTCTGGGAGTGCGTGAGGACACGCTGAAAGCTTACGGCGCTGTCAGTGAAGAAACTGCCAGGGAAATGGCGGAGGGCGGAGTGAATACCAGCGGTACCGACCTCTGTGTGGCCACTACGGGTATAGCAGGACCTGACGGCGGCACGGATGAAAAGCCTGTGGGGCTGGTGTACATGGCCTGCTGCCTGAGGGGAAAAACCTGCGTCAGGAGATACCAGTTTAAGGGCAACCGGGAAAAGGTGCGGGAACAGGCTATGATGAAGGCACTGGATCTGGCGCGTCTTTGCATACTGGCTAATAAATAA